In Archangium violaceum, the following are encoded in one genomic region:
- a CDS encoding terpene synthase family protein, protein MSVARSSVSAAVPRERGEAPLLRGPSLSALRIPSHWPSQHSLFAAAIQQASRARLLGVKLLPDDPESLRRFDTSNFGLLAAYTYPQATRERLEVCNDWHAWLFFFDDIADEVSEVGQRPAHLEQLMVACVEVLRGAPLRAGATALEHYTLDIRERLRRFASDAWLARFADDVDLYLFRGTLPAAQHWASGTVPDFDAYYSQRALDSAVFTALDLIEITEEGRELPEGVLIQDDLLRMRELSTRVVALSNDLFSYEKEVLWHHNPNNLVHMLQVHLSMSLEDAVAEAIQVINTDVERFLACEGRLTQSGWLDDARVAYYVEGMKSWMRGNVTWSLVSGRYCSRTSPFPEMRHP, encoded by the coding sequence ATGTCCGTCGCCCGTTCGTCCGTTTCCGCTGCCGTACCGCGGGAGCGGGGTGAGGCCCCTCTTCTTCGTGGCCCCAGTCTGTCGGCGCTGCGGATTCCCTCGCACTGGCCCTCGCAGCACAGCCTGTTCGCCGCCGCCATCCAGCAGGCCAGCCGGGCGCGGCTGCTCGGGGTGAAGCTGCTGCCGGACGACCCGGAGAGCCTCCGGCGCTTCGATACGAGCAACTTCGGTCTGCTCGCGGCGTACACCTACCCACAGGCCACGCGCGAGCGGTTGGAGGTCTGCAACGACTGGCACGCCTGGCTGTTCTTCTTCGATGACATCGCCGACGAGGTCTCCGAGGTGGGCCAGCGGCCGGCGCACCTGGAGCAGCTCATGGTGGCGTGCGTCGAGGTGCTGCGGGGCGCCCCCCTGCGCGCGGGTGCCACCGCGCTCGAGCACTACACGCTCGACATCCGGGAGCGGCTGCGGCGCTTCGCGAGCGACGCGTGGCTGGCGCGCTTCGCGGATGACGTGGACCTCTACCTCTTCCGAGGCACGCTCCCGGCCGCGCAGCACTGGGCGTCGGGCACCGTGCCGGACTTCGACGCGTACTACTCCCAGCGCGCCCTGGACTCGGCGGTGTTCACGGCCCTGGACCTCATCGAAATCACCGAGGAGGGGCGCGAGCTGCCCGAGGGCGTGCTCATCCAGGACGACCTGCTGCGGATGCGCGAGCTGTCCACGCGGGTGGTGGCGCTGAGCAACGACCTCTTCTCCTATGAGAAGGAGGTGCTCTGGCACCACAACCCCAACAACCTGGTGCACATGCTGCAGGTGCACCTGTCGATGAGCCTGGAGGACGCGGTGGCCGAGGCCATCCAGGTCATCAACACGGATGTGGAGCGCTTCCTCGCGTGCGAGGGGCGGCTGACGCAGTCGGGGTGGCTCGACGACGCGCGGGTGGCCTACTACGTCGAGGGGATGAAGTCGTGGATGCGGGGGAACGTGACGTGGTCGCTCGTGTCGGGGCGCTACTGCTCGCGCACCTCGCCGTTCCCCGAGATGCGCCACCCGTAG
- a CDS encoding thioredoxin family protein, giving the protein MAHPVSYDATTENFDALVLAPQGELVVVDFWGPGCPNCDIYAAAEPALLSELEGARMRVVKVNAYEHEELARRFGLYGIPTFLLFRDGKLLGKMSQYYGREYWLGVIRDHLPTA; this is encoded by the coding sequence ATGGCACATCCCGTGAGCTACGACGCGACGACGGAGAACTTCGACGCGCTGGTGCTGGCACCCCAGGGCGAGCTGGTGGTGGTGGACTTCTGGGGCCCCGGCTGCCCCAACTGCGACATCTACGCGGCCGCGGAGCCCGCGCTGCTCTCCGAGCTGGAGGGGGCCCGCATGCGCGTGGTGAAGGTGAACGCGTACGAGCACGAGGAGCTGGCGCGGCGCTTCGGGCTGTACGGCATCCCCACCTTCCTCCTCTTCCGCGACGGCAAGCTGCTCGGGAAGATGAGCCAGTACTACGGGCGCGAGTACTGGCTCGGCGTCATCCGCGACCACCTGCCCACGGCCTGA
- a CDS encoding DUF4142 domain-containing protein has product MNRWWGRWALLGAMTVTLGGSALAQGRPGTSQQQPEQKSSVDKKRDPMAEQTVELGRMMVADGIPAFLAQLHGMNQTEIALGELTEQKASSPAVQQYGEHMVRDHTQADQQLMALAKQRGIQLGAMPQPTNDVQRRIMSATEATKSKLSVLQGSLYDQEYLASQVASHDQTLQLVTLARQQYPELAPMLDGLMPTLRQHRDHAYQLLGQVKPQAQASQQPPAQQQQAQQPQPPPQQRQGRPPPAGR; this is encoded by the coding sequence ATGAATCGCTGGTGGGGACGTTGGGCACTGCTCGGAGCGATGACCGTGACGCTGGGGGGCTCGGCCCTGGCGCAGGGGAGGCCGGGAACCTCACAGCAGCAGCCGGAGCAGAAGAGCTCCGTGGACAAGAAGCGGGACCCGATGGCGGAGCAGACCGTCGAGCTGGGCCGGATGATGGTCGCCGATGGCATCCCGGCCTTCCTCGCGCAGCTCCACGGCATGAACCAGACGGAAATCGCCCTCGGGGAGCTCACCGAGCAGAAGGCGTCCTCGCCGGCCGTGCAACAGTACGGCGAGCACATGGTGCGGGACCACACCCAGGCCGACCAGCAGCTCATGGCGCTCGCGAAGCAGCGCGGCATCCAGCTCGGCGCGATGCCTCAGCCGACCAATGACGTGCAGCGCCGCATCATGAGCGCCACCGAGGCCACCAAGTCCAAGCTGTCGGTGCTCCAGGGCAGCCTCTACGACCAGGAATACCTGGCCTCGCAGGTGGCCTCCCACGACCAGACCCTCCAACTGGTGACACTCGCCCGGCAGCAATACCCCGAGTTGGCGCCGATGCTGGACGGGCTGATGCCCACGCTCCGCCAGCACCGGGACCACGCGTACCAGCTCCTCGGCCAGGTCAAGCCGCAGGCCCAGGCGAGCCAGCAGCCACCGGCGCAGCAGCAGCAGGCGCAACAGCCGCAGCCCCCGCCGCAGCAGCGGCAGGGACGCCCACCACCCGCTGGCCGGTGA
- a CDS encoding SMI1/KNR4 family protein: MFEWLEGLQKSAKRVAAGVGHEDVRRAETECGVPFPEELGVLYRAFNGGEFQGEVHLFPLHAPEGAPSVLEKSRLKLESLPAAGLWRIGVKGPHRQLFAARKSAMVEQADSPLPSWAETLSDDAWIYGTWETEKRELRLYRSLQGMLEVLVPPAEVEEFGDRTFAKALSAVQGALSDLRVEYEEGGQEEPRAEEEEETEEEEAEADEEEEAKEEEPGAAAEEARAGEEAKADEEEAAEEEAEEEAEAGEEEEAEEEAEAGEEAEAEEEAEAGGEEEAEEDEEAEEELETGAEEEELRQPVVSAATRRLEQLRQSATKAQVAPLSPARKAAKKAAAVVKTAAKNTAELVTTPAVGTDAATKAAGAKTAAKAPAKKAAAKAPAKKAAAKAPAKKAAAKAPAKKAAAKAPAKKAPAKKAAAKAPAKKAAAKKAPAKKAAAKAPAKKAPAKKAAAKKAAAKAPAKKAAAKKAPAKKAASTRTAARRGAVRGRR; encoded by the coding sequence ATGTTCGAGTGGCTGGAGGGACTTCAGAAGTCGGCGAAGCGGGTGGCGGCCGGAGTGGGACACGAGGATGTCCGGCGGGCGGAGACCGAGTGTGGGGTGCCTTTCCCCGAGGAACTCGGCGTGCTGTACCGGGCGTTCAATGGCGGTGAGTTCCAGGGGGAGGTCCACCTCTTCCCGCTGCACGCTCCCGAGGGCGCGCCCAGCGTGCTGGAGAAGTCGCGGCTGAAGCTCGAGAGCCTGCCCGCCGCTGGCCTCTGGCGCATCGGGGTGAAGGGGCCGCACCGTCAGCTGTTCGCCGCGCGCAAGTCCGCCATGGTGGAGCAGGCCGACAGCCCGCTGCCGAGCTGGGCGGAGACGCTCTCGGACGATGCCTGGATCTACGGCACCTGGGAGACGGAGAAGCGCGAGCTGCGGCTGTACCGCTCTCTGCAGGGCATGCTCGAGGTGCTCGTGCCTCCCGCCGAGGTGGAGGAGTTCGGTGACAGGACCTTCGCCAAGGCCCTGTCCGCGGTGCAGGGCGCGCTGAGCGACCTCCGCGTGGAATACGAGGAGGGTGGGCAGGAGGAGCCTCGGGCCGAGGAGGAAGAGGAGACCGAGGAGGAAGAGGCCGAGGCTGACGAGGAGGAAGAGGCCAAGGAGGAAGAGCCCGGGGCCGCGGCGGAAGAGGCTCGGGCCGGGGAAGAGGCCAAGGCTGACGAGGAGGAAGCAGCCGAGGAAGAGGCCGAGGAGGAGGCCGAGGCTGGCGAGGAGGAAGAGGCCGAGGAGGAAGCCGAGGCTGGCGAGGAGGCCGAGGCCGAGGAAGAGGCCGAGGCTGGCGGGGAGGAAGAGGCCGAGGAAGATGAAGAGGCCGAGGAGGAACTCGAGACCGGGGCTGAAGAGGAGGAGTTGCGGCAGCCCGTGGTCTCCGCCGCCACGCGTCGCTTGGAACAGCTCCGGCAATCAGCCACCAAGGCTCAGGTCGCGCCCCTCTCCCCTGCTCGGAAGGCCGCGAAGAAGGCTGCCGCCGTGGTGAAGACCGCCGCGAAGAACACGGCTGAGCTCGTCACGACCCCCGCTGTCGGGACGGACGCGGCGACGAAGGCGGCTGGTGCGAAGACCGCCGCGAAGGCCCCGGCGAAGAAGGCGGCGGCAAAGGCTCCGGCGAAGAAGGCGGCGGCCAAGGCTCCGGCGAAGAAGGCAGCGGCAAAGGCTCCGGCGAAGAAGGCAGCGGCAAAGGCTCCGGCGAAGAAGGCTCCGGCGAAGAAGGCGGCGGCCAAGGCTCCGGCGAAGAAGGCGGCGGCGAAGAAGGCCCCCGCGAAGAAGGCGGCGGCCAAGGCTCCGGCGAAGAAGGCTCCGGCGAAGAAGGCGGCGGCGAAGAAGGCAGCGGCCAAGGCTCCGGCGAAGAAGGCGGCGGCGAAGAAGGCCCCCGCGAAGAAGGCAGCGAGCACCCGGACGGCCGCCAGGCGCGGGGCCGTGCGCGGCCGGCGCTGA
- a CDS encoding AI-2E family transporter — MVALNVLALVAVLWMVATAWTVLSWMLVALFLALAANPLVRWLEQRGLRRSLAVLAVSLLGVGLVTALVMTLVPMFIEQGRALVRAAPDYIERLQQHRWVRTLDDRYDIIDRISQELRRRIGMAPGPVLGMVTDILRDVAAAVTIAVLTIFYLLFGGDLFDKALQWVEPSRREHWRSLGHEMHRTVGGYVAGAFLISFIGGVVTAVFTLLLGVPYFLPLGLAMAVLGLIPFVGSALGAILVSGTTFASVGTKEGLIALAVFLIYQQVEGNLLQPLVQRRTLKMNPLLIALVMLVGTSLTGLVGALLALPIAGAVQVLLQDRLSQMRKQWSASSNGATRIILAPETRKLPDEPPTEPPAIHH; from the coding sequence ATGGTGGCGTTGAACGTGCTGGCGCTGGTGGCCGTGCTGTGGATGGTGGCCACGGCGTGGACGGTGCTGTCGTGGATGCTGGTGGCCCTCTTCCTGGCGCTGGCGGCCAACCCGCTGGTGCGCTGGCTGGAGCAGCGGGGGCTGCGGCGGAGCCTGGCGGTGTTGGCGGTGTCCCTGCTGGGAGTGGGCCTGGTGACGGCGCTGGTGATGACGCTGGTGCCGATGTTCATCGAGCAGGGCCGCGCGCTCGTGCGCGCGGCACCGGACTACATCGAGCGGTTGCAGCAGCACCGGTGGGTGAGGACGCTCGACGACCGCTACGACATCATCGACCGGATCTCCCAGGAGCTGCGCCGGCGGATTGGAATGGCCCCGGGGCCGGTGCTCGGGATGGTGACGGACATCCTGCGGGACGTGGCGGCGGCGGTGACCATCGCCGTGCTGACGATCTTCTACCTGCTGTTCGGAGGGGACCTGTTCGACAAGGCGCTGCAGTGGGTGGAGCCGTCGCGCCGTGAGCACTGGCGGTCCCTGGGCCACGAGATGCACCGCACGGTGGGCGGCTACGTGGCGGGAGCGTTCTTGATCTCGTTCATCGGCGGGGTGGTGACGGCGGTGTTCACCCTGCTGCTGGGCGTGCCCTACTTCCTGCCACTGGGGCTGGCCATGGCGGTGCTGGGGCTCATCCCCTTCGTGGGCTCCGCCCTGGGCGCCATCCTGGTGTCGGGGACGACGTTCGCCTCGGTGGGGACGAAGGAGGGCCTCATCGCGCTGGCGGTGTTCCTCATCTACCAGCAGGTGGAGGGCAACCTGCTGCAGCCGCTCGTCCAACGCCGGACCTTGAAGATGAACCCGCTGCTCATTGCCCTGGTGATGCTGGTGGGCACGAGCCTGACGGGGCTCGTCGGCGCGCTGCTGGCGCTCCCCATCGCGGGCGCGGTCCAGGTGCTGCTACAGGACCGGCTGTCGCAAATGCGCAAGCAGTGGAGCGCGAGCAGCAACGGGGCGACGCGCATCATCCTCGCCCCCGAGACCCGGAAACTCCCCGACGAGCCTCCCACCGAGCCGCCCGCGATCCACCACTGA
- a CDS encoding SanA/YdcF family protein, with translation MLTLLAMGLAVAVGVWAVSLYVEKRYADRILPRSEAPQKPVAIVYGAGLAPGGVPSPVLAQRLDAAIALYREGKVDTLLLSGDNSDRFHDETRAMLHYVLERGIPASAVQEDDAGLSTYDSSVRAHTVFGVREAVLVTQRFHLTRALYIANSVGIDAWGVAADEGRPRTRRYALREALSRVLALGMVLAEAEPRYPSGRTLTGSR, from the coding sequence GTGCTGACACTGCTGGCCATGGGCCTGGCGGTGGCGGTGGGCGTGTGGGCCGTTTCCCTCTATGTGGAGAAGCGCTACGCGGATCGGATCCTCCCCCGGTCCGAGGCCCCCCAGAAGCCGGTGGCCATCGTGTACGGGGCGGGACTGGCGCCCGGAGGGGTGCCCTCGCCGGTGCTGGCCCAGCGGCTGGACGCGGCCATCGCCCTCTACCGCGAGGGCAAGGTGGACACGCTGCTGCTCAGCGGGGACAACTCGGACCGCTTCCACGACGAGACGCGGGCCATGCTGCACTACGTGCTGGAGCGGGGCATCCCGGCCTCCGCGGTGCAGGAGGACGACGCGGGCCTGTCCACCTATGACAGCTCCGTGCGGGCGCACACCGTCTTCGGGGTGCGCGAGGCGGTGCTCGTCACCCAGCGCTTCCACCTGACGCGAGCCCTCTACATCGCCAACTCGGTGGGCATCGACGCCTGGGGCGTGGCCGCGGACGAGGGGCGGCCGCGCACCCGCCGCTACGCCCTGCGCGAGGCGCTCTCCCGGGTGCTGGCCCTGGGCATGGTGCTGGCCGAGGCGGAGCCCCGCTACCCCTCCGGCCGGACGCTGACCGGGTCGCGCTGA